From a single Bufo bufo chromosome 9, aBufBuf1.1, whole genome shotgun sequence genomic region:
- the RHOA gene encoding transforming protein RhoA, with amino-acid sequence MAAIRKKLVIVGDGACGKTCLLIVFSKDQFPEVYVPTVFENYVADIEVDGKQVELALWDTAGQEDYDRLRPLSYPDTDVILMCFSIDSPDSLENIPEKWTPEVKHFCPNVPIILVGNKKDLRNDEHTRRELTKMKQEPVKPEEGRDMANRISAYGYMECSAKTKDGVREVFELATRAALQARRGKKKTTCLLI; translated from the exons ATGGCAGCCATTCGTAAGAAACTTGTGATCGTCGGCGATGGCGCCTGCGGAAAGACGTGTCTCCTGATCGTCTTCAGTAAAGACCAGTTCCCGGAGGTCTACGTGCCCACCGTGTTCGAGAACTACGTGGCTGATATTGAAGTGGACGGGAAGCAG GTGGAGTTGGCCCTGTGGGACACGGCCGGACAGGAAGACTACGACAGGCTGCGGCCTCTGTCCTATCCAGACACAGACGTTATATTAATGTGCTTCTCCATCGACAGCCCCGATAGTTTAG AAAATATCCCAGAGAAATGGACGCCTGAAGTGAAGCACTTCTGCCCCAACGTGCCCATTATCCTGGTCGGAAACAAGAAGGACCTGCGCAATGACGAGCACACCCGCCGGGAGCTGACCAAGATGAAGCAG GAGCCGGTGAAACCTGAAGAAGGACGTGATATGGCCAACCGGATCTCCGCCTACGGCTACATGGAGTGCTCGGCAAAGACGAAGGACGGCGTCCGGGAAGTGTTTGAGCTGGCCACACGGGCCGCCCTGCAAGCCAGACGTGGCAAGAAGAAAACGACGTGCCTTCTGATCTAA